GTTTCCCAACCAAATGCATCAAGAATGGATTTTACTTCTGATTTTGCATTTTCATTATTTCCACAAATAAACATGGATGGTTTAGTGCCTCCAAAATCAGGATTTACCATAAACGCACTACCTACACTGTTGAAGCATTTTACAAAGTTCGCTTCGGGCGTCATGCGCTGCAATTGCTCCATCAGCGAATCATCAAGTGTTGTAAAAAATTTTAATACTCCATTTTGTGGTGGTGCATCGGCAATTGGATTAGTAGCGTCAATAATAGTTTTGCCTTTAAGGTTTTCAAGCCCTACCATTTGCAATGCCATAAGAGCTGCTCCACCTTTAATGGCAAGTACAATCAGTTCTGCGTGTTTAGCAGTTTGCTCAAAGGTATCTATGCGTATGCTATCGGTTAGCTTTGGCTTTAACTCTGCATGCTTAGCTGCATTGTTGGTGCCTAGCACTACATCATATCCAATTTTGCAAAGCCCATTTGCCAGCACCTGACCTACAATGCCACTTCCAATTACTCCTGCTTTTTTCATCATTTTAATTTTTATCTTTTTAAAATAAATTTTCGTTGCGTGTTTTTATACAATCCGCGAAGGTAAACAAAATAAACACCTTGCTCCATTTTATTTATATCCACTTGAAGGTAATTGTACCCCTCTTCCGAAATAATTTTATCAGAGGTATAGACTAATAATCCAATAGAGCTGTAAATCTCTGCATACACTGGTTCTGCTTTGTCATGTTCGAATTCGATAAAGACCTGCTGAGAAGCTGGATTAGGATAGATGCCCGAAATAAAAGGATACAGCTCGCTTAACTTAATTCCATAGCACTCGGTAGAAGAGATTTTTACTACCGCACTAGTTCGTGTGCAGCCCAAAGTGCTTGTTACTCTAACCTTATACTTTCCGGGTTGTTTGGAAAAATAGTTTGACAGGGTGGCACCCGAAATGTTGTTGCCATTTTTTATCCATTGATAGGTATAATCAGCACTATAATGTGCTGAAAGTAACATGCTGTCGCCTTCGCAAAGTTTGGTAATGCCGTTAAAATATAAATCAATTCTTGGTTCGGCACTTATTACGCGGTTGCGACTGTATTCAGTGCACCCATTAAAGTCGGTTATTAAAACTTTATAAACGCCTCCAGTAGTAAACACACTTTTATATCCTGTTACTCCCGTAAGCGGGCTGTCTTTTTTATACCATTGGAAAGTAAAATTGCTATCGCTTTTGCTGGTTAGCATGCAGGAAGTTCCATTGCAAAACAAGCCATCGGAAGGTGTGGATATGATTCCCGTATCTATGTTGTTGTAATAATTAATGGTGATGGCGCTACTTGTATCACTACAACCAAGGGTGTCGGTTATTACCACTGAATAGTTTCCTGCAATATTAATAGTTGCGTTTGGTTGGGTATAACCCATTAGCACTTGATTGTTAATGAGCCATTGGTAACCCAACGCATTGCTAATGGTGGCATTGAGTGTAATGGTGCCATTGTTTTTGCAAATGCTGGCCTGATTGCCTTGCACAATGGCAGGTAAGGGAGCGTTTACAAAAACAGCATTACTTATTGTTATGCTATCTACACCTAGGTAATTTGAAATTTTAAGTTGCACTTTTTTAAATCCATAGCTATTAAAACGTACCACAGGGTTTTTGTTAGTTGAGGTTGCAGGAGTGCCGTCTTCAAATATCCATTGAAACGTAAGCCCCGTGCCTTTACTTGTATTCGTAAAAAGTACAGTATCACCGTTACAAATAGAATCGGCTGATACGTTGAACGAAGCTGAAGGAGTAAAGCATTCAGGCAATAGATTTAATGAGGTACTGCTTTTTAATCCTAGTGGGTTAGTCACTGTCAGCATTAATTTATAAAAATAATTTTCGCCACATCCTGCGGGACCAATTAGCGACTGGGTTATTTTATTGGTATCTGCTTCTTCGGGATGGCTGTGATTGTTGTGATATAAAGCCGTAACCCATTCATATTTTAACTGGTGGTAAGAGAAATAGTTATCGGTCACTGTGGCTTGCAGCGGCAATAGGGTTTGAACATTGGTACTGTAGTAATCGCTATCTGCAATGCTGGTAATAGTTATTGCCGAGGGCAAACAGTTTAAATAGATAGGTACAACTACGGTATCAGATAATCCGCTAAGATCGGTAGCAACCAGCCTCACATCAATACGCGATGGAATGTTACTTGTATCTGTGAATGTATACGTTGCTGTTATTCCGGATGAGGAGTTGCCATCGCCCCATAGCCATTGATAAGTAATTGGGTTATCATCGGGGTCGATGGTATTGTTGGCATCAAAGTTAAGCGTAAGTGGAGCGTTGCCATAGCTAGTGTTTACCGTAGCCTGCGCTTGTGGCGGATTGTTAACATTAAGGGTGTAGAATATTCTGCGTATTTGCCCTCCATAATTGATATAATAAATACCGCCTTTGGCGGGATTTGTCGCTATGCTTAAAAGTGGATAGGTGCTGGTAGCAAAATTTGAAAACGATACCAATTCATATTGATTGTTGATCTCAAAACATTTTATCCATTTGTTATCGTAATCCAGAGCAAATAGCTTACCCTGATATTGAATAGGGAAATCGTAACGGTTATAAAATATACTGCCTGCTATGCATTCACCGGCAAAGGGTGTTCCGGTAACAGTACAGTTGGTGTCGCCTACATTTAAGGTAATTGCATTGTTACCATCGAATGAACCAATACGAACCCCTGCAATGGCATGCCTGTAATCGAACACCGGACGATGATGCATTTGACGTTTAGCGGCAGCTGGAATCTGCACATTGGTATCACATGGATTTTGCCACTGTGGAATCGGATTCTTAGTATCTTCAATTAGTAGACTCTTGAACATAAAATGCGATGGGCAATTACCACCCGACAGCGGATTGGGTTCGGTAAGGTTGCGGGTAGTAGCATTGTAATAACTCGGGTATGTGTCATAACCCTCGTATAAGGGCCATCCAAAATTTGCTCCATCCTCGCTGCAAATATTTACTTCTTCGCGTTTGTTGTAGCCAACATCATTTATTACAATATCGCCCGGCTCACCGGCAGTAATATCTGTACTTCCGGTTCCTGGAATAACAAAGCAGCGAAAAGGGTTTCGCAAACCCATTGCCCAAATGCGCGATTCCGCTGCGCGGGGCTGTGCAGCATTGTAATATGGGTTTGTACTTAAGCCATCGCCCGTACTTGGGTCTATGCGTAATATTTTTCCGCTTAGCGATTGTACTAACTGCGAACGAAAGGCTCCTATATTTTCAAATGAATTCAATATCGTATCTGCCAATGCTTGACTCCAATAGGTTCCACTATAAGAACCGGTATCAGCATTACCTCCAGAAGCCAATGAATTGTCGCCAACAGCAATCAATAACGAACCATCGTTACCAAACATAAGCGAACCTCCGGTATGAAAACCGGTTGAAACAGGAATGCCTTTTGTTTTGTTTTCTCCAATTAAAACGAAACGGCTTCCCGGTAGGGTGGTGGTGTAATTGGTTGACACATCAGCCTTATAGCGCGTAACCCGAATGATAGTAGCTGCATTGTGCCAATTTGTGTTTGTATTATAGGTGCCGGTTCCAAAGTACAGCAGATGGTGTCGGTCCACTGTATAGTATAAATAGAAAAATCCGTTTTGGTAAAATTGTGGATCTAATACAAAGCCAATTAATCCATGTTCATTCCAGTTGCCAACTTCTTGCGAAATATCAAGAAGTGGTGAATTTTGTTTCACTCCATTGCTATCAATAATCCAAATTTTTCCTACTTTTTCCCAGGCATAACAACGACCGTTACTATCAAAGGTAAATCCGGTAACATTGGTTAAGCCACTACAAAACAATACATCATTAAATCCGGAAGGAACAACAGTTTGTGCGGCTCCATCTTTAGCAATTAAACTAAGGATGAATGAAAATATCAGCACTAATTTGACTATACGCATAGTGGCAAATCTAATATCTCCAATTTGAATTTAAGTTTATTTGCCAACTTGGCTTACGAAATTTTTATAGCAAATAAGCTACCGTTGCTATGCGAAATTATTTGTTTAATATTTCCTCAACCGATATGGCTGTAACGCTATGGTAACCAGTTTTTGCTTTAGCAAAAATGGATACTGCCCTGGCTTTGCCTTCCGGGGTTTTGCACATTTGTGCAAACAATGGACGCACAAATTTTCTACGGCCTACTTGCAACAGGTAGCGTTCAATGGCCTCATCAGCTTTGCTATAATTATTTTTTAGGGCGGCCATGTACCAGGCAAATTGAATTTCGGCATTCGTACTGTTCGTAAATTTAAATTGCGCATCTAGAGCCTTCATTTTTTCGATGCCCGTAGTTTGGTCAAGTTGATTAAGCAATTGCAACCAGTGATGTGTTGTAAATCCTGTGGTATCAATACCGGCTGCATTTCCGGTTGCATTAAATTTTTCAAATTCCTGACCAACACGGCCAAGTTCGTCACTCACCGTTAGTATCGCATTGTCAGGAATTCCCGGTTGATTAATCCATTCGGCTATCTTATAGTTCTTATACAAGGATTCGTCATTATTTAACAAATCAGTTTTTAACCTTTGCAAAAAACCCGCGGTGTTCATGCTTTTAAATTTATTTTCGGTAAAATACTTTTTTAGGAAAGCATCAAATTTTTCACGTCCTGATTTTTTCTCAAGCATAATCAGGAATAATCTTCCTTTTTCATAAGCAATATCACTCATCCCTTCGTCAGGGTCGCGCCCTGCCAGGTTTAACAACAGATGTTGATCGTTGGGTGTTTCTTTAAGTTCTTCGATTGTGTTTTTTAAGTCGCGATAGCCAAGTACCAGCAACATATCGCTATAGCGCTTACCGTATACCTTCTCCATTATTCGGTTTTCGAAATAAGTAGTAAAGCCTTCATTAAGCCAGAAGTCGTTCCACGTT
This sequence is a window from Bacteroidota bacterium. Protein-coding genes within it:
- a CDS encoding NAD(P)-binding domain-containing protein, which gives rise to MMKKAGVIGSGIVGQVLANGLCKIGYDVVLGTNNAAKHAELKPKLTDSIRIDTFEQTAKHAELIVLAIKGGAALMALQMVGLENLKGKTIIDATNPIADAPPQNGVLKFFTTLDDSLMEQLQRMTPEANFVKCFNSVGSAFMVNPDFGGTKPSMFICGNNENAKSEVKSILDAFGWETEDMGAAEAARAIEPLCMLWCIPGFINNKWTHAFKLLKK
- a CDS encoding PQQ-dependent sugar dehydrogenase; the encoded protein is MRIVKLVLIFSFILSLIAKDGAAQTVVPSGFNDVLFCSGLTNVTGFTFDSNGRCYAWEKVGKIWIIDSNGVKQNSPLLDISQEVGNWNEHGLIGFVLDPQFYQNGFFYLYYTVDRHHLLYFGTGTYNTNTNWHNAATIIRVTRYKADVSTNYTTTLPGSRFVLIGENKTKGIPVSTGFHTGGSLMFGNDGSLLIAVGDNSLASGGNADTGSYSGTYWSQALADTILNSFENIGAFRSQLVQSLSGKILRIDPSTGDGLSTNPYYNAAQPRAAESRIWAMGLRNPFRCFVIPGTGSTDITAGEPGDIVINDVGYNKREEVNICSEDGANFGWPLYEGYDTYPSYYNATTRNLTEPNPLSGGNCPSHFMFKSLLIEDTKNPIPQWQNPCDTNVQIPAAAKRQMHHRPVFDYRHAIAGVRIGSFDGNNAITLNVGDTNCTVTGTPFAGECIAGSIFYNRYDFPIQYQGKLFALDYDNKWIKCFEINNQYELVSFSNFATSTYPLLSIATNPAKGGIYYINYGGQIRRIFYTLNVNNPPQAQATVNTSYGNAPLTLNFDANNTIDPDDNPITYQWLWGDGNSSSGITATYTFTDTSNIPSRIDVRLVATDLSGLSDTVVVPIYLNCLPSAITITSIADSDYYSTNVQTLLPLQATVTDNYFSYHQLKYEWVTALYHNNHSHPEEADTNKITQSLIGPAGCGENYFYKLMLTVTNPLGLKSSTSLNLLPECFTPSASFNVSADSICNGDTVLFTNTSKGTGLTFQWIFEDGTPATSTNKNPVVRFNSYGFKKVQLKISNYLGVDSITISNAVFVNAPLPAIVQGNQASICKNNGTITLNATISNALGYQWLINNQVLMGYTQPNATINIAGNYSVVITDTLGCSDTSSAITINYYNNIDTGIISTPSDGLFCNGTSCMLTSKSDSNFTFQWYKKDSPLTGVTGYKSVFTTGGVYKVLITDFNGCTEYSRNRVISAEPRIDLYFNGITKLCEGDSMLLSAHYSADYTYQWIKNGNNISGATLSNYFSKQPGKYKVRVTSTLGCTRTSAVVKISSTECYGIKLSELYPFISGIYPNPASQQVFIEFEHDKAEPVYAEIYSSIGLLVYTSDKIISEEGYNYLQVDINKMEQGVYFVYLRGLYKNTQRKFILKR